A single region of the Novosphingobium sp. SL115 genome encodes:
- a CDS encoding FtsW/RodA/SpoVE family cell cycle protein encodes MSTSPTPTRLVTTTTPDGGVRVVGHGTRFRRSRRSELLIWWREIDRVLLGLILFLVTIGTIAVASASPASAHRLSTSKTVLGDLYFFWIHLRWVAIGLVAMFFASVLPKDAARRGAIILAAAMIVALVLVPLVGSEVKGAKRWLWIGFSLQPSEFLKPGFAIAIAWILSWRVRDPNIPVIPITVGIMGLVGALLMAQPDFGSTVLFGGVWFVLVLLSGLSVSKILWSMGAGILAVVAAYLFYPNATHRIDSFISGGAEFDQVDLAMRTLINGGWSGAGLWLGSRKNALPEAHTDYIFSVIGEEFGLIACAVVVVVYCAIALRVLMRLLDEDDLFTILAAAGLTAQLVGQAFINILVNLQLFPSKGMTLPLISYGGSSTIALLLGVGLLLAITRRNPYLSREQFDISDLVRK; translated from the coding sequence ATGAGCACATCGCCCACCCCGACCCGGCTGGTTACCACGACCACGCCTGATGGCGGGGTGCGTGTGGTGGGGCATGGCACGCGGTTCCGCCGCAGTCGCCGCAGCGAACTGCTGATCTGGTGGCGCGAGATTGATCGCGTGCTGCTGGGTCTGATCCTGTTTCTGGTGACGATCGGTACGATTGCCGTGGCGTCCGCGTCGCCTGCCAGTGCGCACCGACTTTCAACCAGCAAGACCGTGCTGGGCGATCTTTACTTTTTCTGGATTCATTTGCGCTGGGTGGCGATCGGTCTTGTTGCCATGTTCTTCGCTTCGGTCCTGCCCAAGGATGCGGCGCGGCGCGGTGCGATCATTCTGGCAGCAGCCATGATTGTCGCGCTGGTGCTGGTGCCGCTGGTTGGCAGTGAAGTGAAGGGGGCCAAGCGCTGGTTGTGGATTGGGTTCAGCCTGCAACCGTCCGAGTTCCTGAAGCCCGGTTTTGCCATTGCCATCGCCTGGATTCTGTCGTGGCGGGTGCGTGACCCCAACATTCCGGTGATTCCGATTACCGTGGGGATCATGGGGCTGGTCGGGGCGTTGTTGATGGCACAGCCGGACTTCGGATCGACCGTGTTGTTTGGCGGGGTGTGGTTCGTGCTGGTTCTGCTGTCCGGCTTGTCGGTCAGCAAGATCTTGTGGTCGATGGGGGCTGGCATTCTCGCGGTTGTCGCAGCCTATCTGTTCTACCCCAACGCGACGCATCGTATCGACAGTTTCATTTCCGGCGGGGCAGAGTTCGATCAGGTTGATCTGGCCATGCGCACGCTTATTAACGGCGGGTGGAGCGGGGCCGGGCTGTGGCTGGGTAGCCGCAAGAACGCGCTGCCCGAAGCGCATACGGACTATATCTTTTCGGTGATCGGAGAGGAATTCGGGTTGATCGCATGTGCTGTGGTGGTGGTGGTCTATTGCGCCATCGCGCTGCGCGTGCTGATGCGACTGCTGGATGAAGACGATCTGTTCACGATCCTTGCCGCGGCAGGGCTTACCGCGCAGTTGGTGGGGCAGGCGTTCATTAACATCCTCGTCAACCTGCAACTCTTTCCTTCGAAAGGTATGACCTTGCCGCTGATAAGCTACGGCGGATCGTCGACTATTGCGCTCCTGCTGGGCGTGGGCCTGTTGCTGGCTATCACTCGTCGCAATCCCTACCTTTCGCGGGAACAGTTCGACATTTCAGATTTGGTGCGCAAATGA
- the murD gene encoding UDP-N-acetylmuramoyl-L-alanine--D-glutamate ligase, translated as MIVSPAFAGKRFAVLGLARSGLASVESLMASGADVTVWDSREEPRAAFEGRCTVADPLTIDLTGFAGVVVSPGVPLNRHPIAAHAASFGVPVIGDIELFAQARADLPPHKVVGITGTNGKSTTTTLVHHICKAAGLPTTMGGNIGLPILGQEPLASGGVYVLELSSYQIDLTQGLACDVAALINLSPDHLDRYDGFAGYAASKARLFQMQRADQQAVFGCGDDDTLAIAADASASHLQGFVHVIQPDALDGQSAWPSLQGPHNLQNAAIAVEIARQLGIAEDVWRPALASFVGLPHRMERVAQAHGVLFVNDSKATNPASTAPALGAYPRIHWILGGLPKSDDLDECAPYFSHVVAAYTIGEAGPRFAEILDPVMPVTRSEMLCDAVRQAMEAAQPGDVVMLSPACASFDQFRDFEARGDSFRQIVEALIEDRAAPCPPGSGAPEAGTA; from the coding sequence ATGATCGTCTCTCCCGCCTTTGCCGGAAAACGCTTTGCCGTACTGGGCCTTGCCCGATCAGGGCTGGCCAGCGTGGAAAGTCTGATGGCAAGCGGCGCTGACGTTACCGTGTGGGACAGCCGCGAAGAACCGCGTGCCGCATTTGAAGGCCGCTGCACCGTTGCCGATCCGCTGACGATTGACCTGACCGGCTTTGCGGGCGTGGTGGTATCGCCTGGCGTGCCGCTGAACCGCCATCCCATTGCCGCCCATGCTGCGTCGTTCGGCGTGCCGGTGATTGGTGACATTGAACTGTTTGCGCAGGCCCGCGCCGATCTGCCGCCGCACAAGGTGGTGGGCATCACTGGCACCAACGGTAAATCGACCACGACCACGCTGGTTCACCATATCTGCAAGGCCGCTGGCCTGCCGACCACGATGGGCGGCAATATCGGCCTGCCGATCCTGGGGCAGGAACCACTGGCAAGTGGTGGTGTTTATGTGCTGGAACTGTCCAGCTATCAGATTGACCTCACGCAAGGCCTTGCCTGCGATGTTGCCGCGCTGATTAACCTCAGCCCGGATCACCTTGACCGGTATGACGGCTTTGCCGGTTATGCCGCGTCAAAAGCGCGCTTGTTTCAGATGCAGCGTGCAGACCAGCAGGCCGTATTCGGTTGTGGCGATGATGATACGCTGGCCATCGCAGCCGATGCATCGGCATCGCACCTGCAGGGCTTCGTCCATGTCATCCAGCCAGATGCGTTGGATGGCCAAAGCGCATGGCCTTCATTGCAGGGGCCGCACAACCTGCAGAACGCAGCAATCGCGGTGGAAATCGCGCGCCAGCTTGGCATTGCCGAGGACGTATGGCGGCCCGCGCTTGCCAGTTTTGTCGGCCTGCCGCACCGGATGGAACGTGTGGCGCAGGCCCATGGCGTGCTGTTTGTCAATGACAGCAAGGCCACCAATCCGGCATCCACGGCGCCCGCACTGGGGGCTTATCCGCGCATCCACTGGATTTTGGGTGGTCTGCCCAAAAGCGACGATCTGGATGAATGCGCTCCCTATTTCAGCCATGTCGTCGCTGCCTATACCATTGGCGAGGCTGGCCCCCGCTTTGCCGAAATCCTTGATCCGGTCATGCCTGTCACCCGCAGCGAAATGCTGTGCGATGCCGTGCGGCAGGCGATGGAAGCGGCGCAACCGGGCGATGTGGTGATGCTTTCGCCCGCCTGCGCCAGTTTTGACCAATTCCGTGATTTCGAAGCGCGGGGCGACAGCTTCCGCCAGATCGTTGAGGCATTGATCGAGGACCGTGCGGCACCTTGTCCGCCGGGCAGTGGCGCGCCGGAGGCTGGGACGGCATGA
- the mraY gene encoding phospho-N-acetylmuramoyl-pentapeptide-transferase, translated as MLYELAQWLNFEGFSNLIRYQTFRAGITLVTALLIGLIIGPRFINMLRVRQGKGQPIREDGPQSHLAKRGTPTMGGLMIVTSLLLSLMLWMDVSSHLLWACIVVTLGFGLIGFLDDYDKVTKYAHKGVPAKVRLAGEFVVAAVAAWLAVGETNLYVPLFSNLYIPLGPFYYLFAIFVIVGAGNAVNLTDGLDGLAIMPVIIAAGTFAIIAYLAGRVDFASYLGIPHVKGAGELAIFCAAMMGAGLAFLWFNAPPAAVFMGDTGSLALGGALGVIAVAAHHEIVLAIVGGLFVMEAVSVIVQVAVYKRTGKRVFRMAPIHHHFEQLGWKESTVVIRFWIVSIVLALIGLATLKVR; from the coding sequence ATGCTCTACGAGCTGGCGCAATGGCTGAATTTTGAAGGATTTAGCAACCTTATCCGCTACCAGACGTTCCGCGCCGGCATTACGCTGGTCACGGCGCTGCTGATCGGCCTTATCATCGGTCCGCGCTTCATCAACATGCTGCGTGTGCGTCAGGGCAAAGGTCAGCCGATCCGCGAGGATGGGCCGCAATCGCATCTGGCTAAGCGCGGCACGCCGACGATGGGCGGACTGATGATCGTGACGTCGCTTCTGCTGTCTTTGATGTTGTGGATGGATGTCAGCAGCCATCTGCTGTGGGCTTGCATCGTGGTTACGCTAGGCTTCGGGCTGATCGGCTTTCTCGACGATTACGACAAGGTGACGAAGTACGCACACAAGGGCGTTCCTGCCAAAGTGCGTCTTGCGGGCGAATTTGTGGTGGCCGCTGTCGCGGCGTGGCTGGCGGTAGGGGAAACCAACCTTTACGTGCCTCTGTTCAGCAATCTGTATATCCCGTTGGGACCGTTTTATTATCTGTTCGCGATCTTCGTGATTGTCGGCGCAGGGAATGCGGTGAACCTGACCGACGGGCTGGACGGCCTTGCCATCATGCCGGTGATTATTGCGGCGGGCACATTTGCCATCATCGCCTATCTTGCCGGGCGAGTGGACTTTGCCAGCTATCTTGGCATTCCGCACGTCAAGGGCGCGGGTGAACTGGCCATTTTCTGCGCGGCCATGATGGGCGCAGGTCTGGCCTTCCTGTGGTTCAACGCGCCGCCTGCCGCCGTGTTCATGGGTGATACCGGCAGCCTTGCGCTGGGTGGCGCGCTGGGCGTGATCGCGGTGGCGGCGCACCATGAAATCGTGCTGGCCATTGTTGGCGGGTTGTTTGTGATGGAAGCTGTATCGGTGATCGTGCAGGTAGCCGTGTATAAGCGCACAGGCAAACGGGTGTTCCGCATGGCCCCCATTCATCACCACTTCGAACAGCTTGGCTGGAAGGAGTCGACCGTTGTGATCCGCTTTTGGATCGTGTCGATCGTGCTGGCGCTGATCGGTCTTGCCACGCTGAAAGTGCGATGA